GCTTGAGCTTGGCATGACCTGGCCCCTGCCCACCGCCATGATCACCGAATTTTTGCGCGGCTGCGACCGTGTGCTGATACTTGAAGAAGGCGTTGACCTGCTGGAGCAGGACATCCGCGCCCTGGTGCAGAAGCAGGACATCCACGTGCGCATTGAAGGCAAGGATTCCGGCCTCACCGGTCAGGGCGAATACTCCACCACCCTTGTCATGCGCCGCCTTTCCTCCTGGCTCGACACGCCCTGCCCGGCAAAGCCCGTGCGCAGCGTTGACCTGGAGCTGCCGGGCCGCCCGCCGAACCTCTGCGCCGGTTGCTCGCACCGCGCCGTCTACTATGCCGCACGGCAGGTTTTTGGCGACGATGCCTTTTACTCCAGCGACATCGGCTGTTACACCCTGGGTCTGCTGCCGCCCCTGCGCGCTGCGGATTTTCTGGTGTGCATGGGGTCTTCCATATCCGCAGGCAGCGGCTTTGCCCGCGCATCGGAAAAACCCGTGGTGGCCTTTATCGGCGACTCCACGTTCTTCCACTCCGGCATGACGGGCCTTGCCAACGCGGTTTTCAACCAGCATGACATCATTCTGGTCATTCTGGACAACGGCACCACGGCCATGACCGGGCATCAGCCCAACCCCGGCATGGTGCAGGACATGCTCGGCTCCATGAGCCAGCACATGGATATCGAAGCCATTGTGCGCGCCATGGGCGTTACCCAGTGCGCCAAGGTGCGCTCCTTCAACGTGAAGGCCGTCACCAAGGCGCTGGAAGAAATGAAGGCCCAAAGCGGCGTGCGCGTGCTGATTACCGAAGAGCCCTGCGTGCTGTATGCCCGCCGTCAGCTCAAAAAAGCCCAACCCCAGGTGGCCGAAGTGGCCCAGCAGGGACCGGAAGCCATGCGCTGCCTTGAGCAGCTGGCCTGCCCCGCCTTTTACCGCGAGGGCGACAATCTTGCTGTAGACGCCACGCTCTGCACGGGCTGCATGGTCTGTTTGCAGGTTGCGCCCACGGCCTTCAAGGCGCGGAAGCGGTAGGGAGATATTATGAAGACACAAGAAATGCAGAAGCGGATGCGTATATTCTTTACCGGCGTGGGCGGTCAGGGAACCCTGACGGCCACAACCCTGCTGGCCCGCAC
Above is a window of Desulfovibrio sp. DNA encoding:
- the iorA gene encoding indolepyruvate ferredoxin oxidoreductase subunit alpha — translated: MSNHPLLQGARGERHLLLGNEAIVRGALEAGVHMVSCYPGTPSSEVPDTFHRLGGEGRYRLEYSVNEKVAMEVAAGAALGGAMSLVTMKHVGVNVAADPLFTSVYTGLPGGMVLLTADDPGCHSSQNEQDNRTYARFALLPCFEPASAQEAKDMTREAFRLARELQQPVMLRTTTRVSHMRGAVDFDDLPATQPKVEFKRDPSRFVPVPAVARKRHLALEGIIEKARQFAESSRFNTVHEPQTPTRLGIITSGVARNYLADALSAGGWGDRVRVLELGMTWPLPTAMITEFLRGCDRVLILEEGVDLLEQDIRALVQKQDIHVRIEGKDSGLTGQGEYSTTLVMRRLSSWLDTPCPAKPVRSVDLELPGRPPNLCAGCSHRAVYYAARQVFGDDAFYSSDIGCYTLGLLPPLRAADFLVCMGSSISAGSGFARASEKPVVAFIGDSTFFHSGMTGLANAVFNQHDIILVILDNGTTAMTGHQPNPGMVQDMLGSMSQHMDIEAIVRAMGVTQCAKVRSFNVKAVTKALEEMKAQSGVRVLITEEPCVLYARRQLKKAQPQVAEVAQQGPEAMRCLEQLACPAFYREGDNLAVDATLCTGCMVCLQVAPTAFKARKR